The window CAACCACCAGACCGGCGGGATGATGGCGATCCTGAACAGCGACGTCAACCGACTCGAGGAGTTCTTCAACAACGAACTCCGTCAGATCACCGAGGCGGTGTTGATCTTCGCGCTGGTCGGCGGCTACATGCTCTACACGGCCCCCTGGCTGGGCGTGCTGGTATTACTTCCGGTGCCGATCATCGCGCTCATCACGACCAAGTTCATCATCTGGATCGAGCCAAAGTACAAGCGGATCCGCGAACTCGTTGCACGGTTGAACACCCGACTCGCGAACAATCTGGGCGGGGCGGCCATCGTGAAGTCCTTCGACCGCTACGACGTGGAGAATCGGCGCGTCGAAGTTCAGAGCGAGGGCTACCGTGACGAACAGATCAGCGCCATCACAGTGCGAAAGGCGTTTTTCGCCTCGCTTCGCCTCATCGTCGGGGCGATGTTCGTCGCCATCCTCGTCCTCGGCGGTCGCTCGGCGATCACCGCGGGTGGGCTCACGGCCGGGACGTTCGTCGTTTTCTTCATGTACCTCCGGGAACTCGACGGGCCGATGACTCGCATCGGCAAGACTGCGAACAACTACCAGAAGGCAAAATCCAGCGCCGAGCGAGTCTTCGGCATTCTGGCGACCGACGCCGACATCCAGTCGCCGTCGAACGCACACAGCCCCGACACCCTCGAGGGCGACGTCGACTTCGACGGCGTCGATTTCAGCTACGCCGACGACGGCGAGCAAATCCTGGATGACGTGTCCCTCGAGGTCGAGGCGGGTGAAACGGTCGGCTTCGCGGGCACCAGTGGCTCCGGCAAGTCGACGCTGTTGAAACTCCCGACCCGGTTTTACGATGTCGACTCGGGAACGGTTCGGATCGACGAGAACGACGTCCGCGAGTACGACCTTCAGACACTCAGGGATCGGATCGGGGTCGTCGAACAGGATCCGTACATGTTCTCGGGTACGATTCGGGAGAACGTCGCCTACGGGGACGACGAGGCGTTCCAGACGGTTCTCGAGGCCGAAGACGAGGTTCCGGCGGGTGTCGACGAACGGATTCGAACGGCCGCGAAGGCAGCCGGTGCCCACCGGTTC of the Natronosalvus vescus genome contains:
- a CDS encoding ABC transporter ATP-binding protein, with the translated sequence MDGSDPHGSFEDIRDEVDGDPMWKLVDYVTPYWLPLTVGFLSTMINRAARLFPALMIAAAIDLVITASGSGDSLLAAAGIIPAEPVPEEQVGDRLSLLYYLGGLTIAAYGIQSITHFGARYFFQTTAQRIQHDLRLDTYDHMQRLSLDFFNNHQTGGMMAILNSDVNRLEEFFNNELRQITEAVLIFALVGGYMLYTAPWLGVLVLLPVPIIALITTKFIIWIEPKYKRIRELVARLNTRLANNLGGAAIVKSFDRYDVENRRVEVQSEGYRDEQISAITVRKAFFASLRLIVGAMFVAILVLGGRSAITAGGLTAGTFVVFFMYLRELDGPMTRIGKTANNYQKAKSSAERVFGILATDADIQSPSNAHSPDTLEGDVDFDGVDFSYADDGEQILDDVSLEVEAGETVGFAGTSGSGKSTLLKLPTRFYDVDSGTVRIDENDVREYDLQTLRDRIGVVEQDPYMFSGTIRENVAYGDDEAFQTVLEAEDEVPAGVDERIRTAAKAAGAHRFIEELPEGYDTMVGERGVKLSGGQRQRVSIARTILNDPDVIVLDEATSDVDTETESLIQRNLDELTADRTAFVIAHRLSTIQDADRIVVMEDGEIIEVGTHEELVDASGTYASLWESQTSEEEHQALEADD